One genomic region from Ursus arctos isolate Adak ecotype North America unplaced genomic scaffold, UrsArc2.0 scaffold_17, whole genome shotgun sequence encodes:
- the LOC123000897 gene encoding guanine nucleotide-binding protein G(I)/G(S)/G(O) subunit gamma-10-like, which yields MSSGASMNAMQHLMEQLKLEANMEKIKVFQAAAELQEYCMQNVCRDALLVGIPARSNRFQKPRFCVL from the exons ATGTCTTCCGGGGCCAGCATGAATGCCATGCAGCACCTGATGGAGCAGCTCAAGCTGGAGGCCAACATGGAGAAGATCAAGGTCTTTCAGGCAGCTGCAGAGCTTCAAGAGTATTGCATGCAGAATGTCTGCAGGGATGCCCTGCTGGTAGGTATTCCAGCTAGAAGCAACCGCTTCCAGAAACCCAGATTCTGT GTTTTATAG